DNA from Streptomyces rishiriensis:
GACAAGAGCGAGGCGCTCCGCCGGATCGCGAAGGACCTCGGCATCGCGGTGGAGGCCCTCGTGCTGGTCGACGACTCGCCGTACGAGCGCGCCGAGGTCGAGGCCCTGCTCCCGGGCGTGCGCACCCTCGCGCCCGAGGACGTGCCCGCGCTGCTGGCCGCGTTCGAGGGCCGGGAGGTCACCGCCGAGTCCCGCGAACGCGTGCGCCGCTACCGCACGGAGGAGACCCGCCGGGCCGAGGGCGAACGCTTCGAGGGCTCGCGCGAGGAGTTCCTGCGCTGGTGCGACATGCGTCTCACCGTCGGCGCGGCCACCGCCGACGAGATCCCGCGCGCGCTGGAACTCGCCGCCCGCACCCACCGGCTGAACTCCTCGGGGCTCACCCCCGACCGTCTGCGCGAGCTGGCCTCGTCGGACGGGCACGAGCTGTACACCGCCCGTATGACGGACCGTTTCGGCGAGTACGGCATCATCGGCGCCGCCCTCGTCGAGCGCGCGCACGGCACCGACCGCGTCACCCCCGTCGGGGCCCCCGCCACCTGGTCCGTCCCGCTGCTGGCGCTCTCCTGCCGGGTGGCCGGCCGGGGCGCGGCGGCGGCCTTCCTGTTCCGGCTGATGGAGCGGGCCCGCGAGGCCGGCGCCGAGGAGTTCCGGGTGACCCTGCGCCCGACGGACGCCAACCTGGAGATGCGCATCCTGCTCCGCCAGGCGGGTCTGCGCCGTACGGATGACATCACCCCCGGCGCCGGCCCCGCCACCGCCGCGGATTCGGCGGTCCTGGGCAGGACGCTTCAGGGCGACCTGCCCGGGTCGCCCGCATGGCTGCACGTATCCGACCGAGAGGACGCCGAAGCGTGACGGACACCCGAGGGCGGGCCACGGTGGAACGGGAACTCCGCTCGCTGATCGCCGAAGCGGCCCGTCTGGACCAGGCCGTGGTCGCGGAACTCCCCGCCGGCACCGACCTGTTCGGCCCGGAGATCGGCCTCACCTCGCTGGCCGGTGTGACCCTGCTGGGCACGATCGACAAGCGCTACGGGGTCGACGTGGCCGCGCTGGACCTGAGCCTGGACAGCCTCCAGTCCATCGCCACCCTGACCGACTTCGTCGCGACGAACCTCCCGTCGCACTAGCCACCCGGCTGTACGGCCGTCCTGTTCAAAAAGGGTGATCCGTCCGAACGCCCCGTGACCCGCTCACGGTGTGGGCGTTGAACGGGGAGTGCGACGGCGCCCCCTGCCGCCGCATGAATCGATCCCCTAAGGAGAACGTGATGTCTCGCATCGCGAAGGTGGCCGCTGTTGCCCTCGGCACCAGCGCCGTGGTGGTCAGCGGAGCCGGCCTGGCCATGGCGGACGCGGGTGCGCAGGCCGCGGCCGTGGGTTCGCCGGGTGTCCTGTCGGGCAACGTCGTCCAGGTTCCGATCAACATCCCGGTCAACGTCTGCGGCAACAGCGTCAGCGTCATCGGCCTGCTCAACCCGGCCTTCGGCAACACCTGCGCCAACGTCAGCGACCACGACAAGGGTGGCGACAAGCACGGCGACAAGCACGGTGACCAGCACGACGACAAGCACGGCGGCGGCTACGGCGGCTGAGCTTCACCCCGTACGTCTCGTACGTACACCCCGGTCGTACCCCGCGTACGTACCGTCAGGAGAGCCCCGGCACCTCGAGCGCCGGGGCTCTCCCCCTGTCCGCGTGCGGTTCACCACGCCACGCGTGCGGTGCACCACGACGGGCTCACTGCGACGGGCTCACCCCGACCCGCTCACGCGTACCGGTAGATCCGGGACACGTCCTCCAGCTGGTCCGGGGTCACGTCCCACGGCGGGAGCTTCTCCTGCCGGGCGACGACCCGACGGTACTGGCGGCTGGTCGGCCCCGGTGGTTCGGCGGGCAGGTAGCGGTGTTCGCGGTGCCTCCTCTGCCAGCGGGTCCACAGCAGGTCGACGAACGCGTGGTGCAGCCAGAAGACGGGGTCGTTGACCGAGGCGCCGCCGAGCATGAGCCCGCCGACCCACCGGTGCACCCGGTTGTGGTTGCGCCAGGCGGCGCTGCCCGAGCCGGTGCCCCACCCCTCCAGCTTGTTGCGGAAACCCCGGGTGACCGTCGAGTCCCACGGCTCGACGTCGTAGACGGGGTCCTGAAGCGCCCGGTCCACGTCGCTCCGCGTCGGCAGGCCGATCGGGGCGGCGGCCCGGCCGAGATCCCGGGTGAGGAACCTCCCGTCGGTCACGTTCTCCTTGATGGTCCAGTCGCCGGTGGCGTAGGCGAACGGCCCGGTCGTCACCTGGTGGTCGGAGCGCCGTCCGTTGCCGCCGAGAAGGTCCTTGGTCCAGGGCGCGGCGGTGGCGCTGCGGTCGCGCGTCCAGTCCCAGTAGGGCACCGTCACCGAGGAGTCGACCCGGCGCAGTGCCTGCTCGAGGTCCAGCAGGAACCTGCGGTGCCAGGGCAGGAAGGAGGGCGCCATGTGGGCCGTCCGCAGGCCTCCGTCGCCGTCGGACACGTAGTAGTCGATGTGTGTGCGGACGAATTCGTCGTACTCGCCCCTGCGTTTGAGTTCCAGCAACGCCTTCACGAAGCGCCGTCGTTCCGCGCCGGTGAGGGTGCTGACGTCCTTACGGGTGTAGGCCATGGTGTCCCCCCATGTGCGGGTGATGGTGTTCCGGGTCCGCCTCGCGCAGCCGCTCCCCCGGGCCGAGGCCGTCCACGGCGGCCCGGACCGCCTCCAGCGGGGTGGCGTACGAGCTGTAGTGGTCGACCATGCTCAGCCAGGTGCCGTCGGCACGGCGCATGAGGTGCAGCGGGCGACCGTCGACCGTGATGTCCCACCGGACGTCCGTCGCCGCCGCGTGCCCCGGCGAGGCGAGGACGCCGTGGAGGTGCCGGCCCCGGTAGGTCTCGTCGAAGGAATCCGCAGGGCCGCCGTCCGCCGGGCGCGAGGGCCGGGAGGCGGTGACGACGGGGACGATCGCGAGGGCCGCGGCGGCGCCGAACAGCCCGCGCAGCAGGTCCCGTCGCCGTGTGCCGTGCGCCGTGCCGGGTCTGCCCGTGACCACCGGCCCTGCGGTCATGGGTACTCCGTCGACGCTGACGACCATGGTGTGCTCCTCGTCCGGTGCGCCGGCCCGGTCCGCTGATCCGGCCCGGCTGTCGGTAGCGGGTTGTGTAGCGGTTTCTGTGCGGGTTTCCGTGCGGGTTTCTGTGGCGGTTCAGTAGCGGCTTTCCGTAGCGGTTCCACGGGGGTAACCGCCCGGCGGCCCTCCTGGTCACCGCCCGGCTCCCGAACAGTCCGCCGGGGACGCGGATTCGGACATGGCGACGGGCCCGGACGACGGCGTCCGGGCCCGTGGTTCGTGGCGGTTCGCCCGCCGGGGAGGCTAGAGCCCCTCGCTCACACCGAGGTTCGCGCCGGGTACCGCCTGGAGCACCGGAGTGATCACTCCCGCCTGGGGCAGCTGGAGGTCCGGCAGGCCGAAGCGGTCGGGGTTGGGCGCGGTCAGCGGGGCGTCCAGGGTCAGGCCCGGGCTCAGCGTGCGCAGGTCGGAGGCGGGGGCGTCGAGGCCGAGGTGGTTGAACTCGCTTCCCAGGATCTCCGGCAGGGGAGCGCGCAGTCCCACGCCGGGCAGCCCCGCGGCGACGGGCAGCTGCGGAACGACCCGCTCCGGGATGAGCCGGCCCTCGACGAAGCGCGGCCCCTCGGGCGCGCCCGGCGTCGGCAGAGGGATCTCGCCGCCGATCGTGGGCAGTTCCACGTTGAGGGACTTCTCGACGCCGTCGAGCGGTACGGGAACGGGCACCGTGCCGATCGCGGCGGCGGGGGTCACGCAGGCGGCGGCACCGGCGGCGGCCGCCACACACGTGATGACTGCGGCGAGTGTTCCTCGGGTGGTCGACTTCATCTCGGGTACGGGCCCTTTCGGAGGGGTTCGGGGGGCGTTGCGTCCGTACCGGGTAACGAGCCGGAAATCGTCATCAGTTCACAATTCCCCCGAGTGCCGCAATAGTGCTACGGCCATATCGGTACGACCGGCGGATGGTCAGCTCGTCCAGAAATCCCACCATCGGGTCAGGATCAGCATGCCGATCACCGCGATGTGCAGCAGCGGCAGCACCCAGGTGAACTCGGCGAGGAAGTTCCGCACCCCGGCCGGGGCCGGCAGGAAGGCGTGGCGGACGACGAACGAGACGGTGTACCAGAACATGAGAATCGTGGCGATCCATGCCAGACAGCACCACAGACACAGCGCGTTGATCCGGTACAGGGACTCGAACTGCAACCAGGACACGAACCCGACGCCGAAGAGACAGCCGCCGGTGAAGGTCAGCCAGTACCAGCGCGGGAAGGCGGCGCCGGCCAGCAGGCTCACGCCGACGCACACGACCGTCCCGTAGGCGACCAGACCCAGCATCGGATTGGGGAACCCGAACGCCGAGGCCTGGTCGCTCGTCATGACGCCGCCGCAGGAGACGACCGGGTTGAGGCTGCACCCGGGGGTGAAGCCGGGGTCCTCCAGCAGGCGGAACTTGTCGAGGGTGATGACCCACGCCGCCAGCAGCCCGGCCGCACCGGTGAGGACGAGCAGCAGGGCGAACGCGCGGCCGCCGCCCGCGGGCGCCGGGCGCGGCCGGCGCATCAGCCGCGCAGTCGGCGAGCGGGCAGGACGATGTGTGCCGCGGCCGTCAGGGTCTCGGCGGCACCCGCGAACGCGGCCAGCTCCTCGGGCGTGACGGCCCGGCCGGGGGTGGCCTGCGGCCAGGCGCGGGTGGTGAGGACGAGGTAGGCGTAGCCGCGCTGCTCGACGGCCGCGAGCCACTCCTGCGGCGGCAGGCACTGGGCGTTCAGGCTCGGCATGTTCAGGACGGCCGCGCCGGACTCGACGAGGAGGGTGAACGGCAGGCTGGGCCGTTCGGTGCCGTCGACGACGTCCCCACCGATGGGCATGCCGTTGTCGGTGAGCAGGCGCGCGACGGCGAGGGCGGTCCCCTCGGGGCCCTCCGGGGTGTCACCGAGCGAGTAGGCGAGGAGGTAGGGCATGTCACTGCCGTCGGGAGCCTCGCCGCTCCACGGCATCACGACAAGGGTGCCCAGGTCGGCCACGCGGAAGGGGCGGGTTGCGCTTGGGGTTGAGGTCACCGCGCGACCCT
Protein-coding regions in this window:
- a CDS encoding acyl carrier protein, encoding MTDTRGRATVERELRSLIAEAARLDQAVVAELPAGTDLFGPEIGLTSLAGVTLLGTIDKRYGVDVAALDLSLDSLQSIATLTDFVATNLPSH
- a CDS encoding vitamin K epoxide reductase family protein, producing the protein MRRPRPAPAGGGRAFALLLVLTGAAGLLAAWVITLDKFRLLEDPGFTPGCSLNPVVSCGGVMTSDQASAFGFPNPMLGLVAYGTVVCVGVSLLAGAAFPRWYWLTFTGGCLFGVGFVSWLQFESLYRINALCLWCCLAWIATILMFWYTVSFVVRHAFLPAPAGVRNFLAEFTWVLPLLHIAVIGMLILTRWWDFWTS
- a CDS encoding DUF5949 family protein, encoding MTSTPSATRPFRVADLGTLVVMPWSGEAPDGSDMPYLLAYSLGDTPEGPEGTALAVARLLTDNGMPIGGDVVDGTERPSLPFTLLVESGAAVLNMPSLNAQCLPPQEWLAAVEQRGYAYLVLTTRAWPQATPGRAVTPEELAAFAGAAETLTAAAHIVLPARRLRG
- a CDS encoding HAD-IIIC family phosphatase; the encoded protein is MSLTDRFDPDGVKCVVWDLDGTLWDEIAVESATDDLPTPRPATLAAIDALAARGVLSSIASRSAPSVLDRLDAVPEVRARFLAPQVSWQDKSEALRRIAKDLGIAVEALVLVDDSPYERAEVEALLPGVRTLAPEDVPALLAAFEGREVTAESRERVRRYRTEETRRAEGERFEGSREEFLRWCDMRLTVGAATADEIPRALELAARTHRLNSSGLTPDRLRELASSDGHELYTARMTDRFGEYGIIGAALVERAHGTDRVTPVGAPATWSVPLLALSCRVAGRGAAAAFLFRLMERAREAGAEEFRVTLRPTDANLEMRILLRQAGLRRTDDITPGAGPATAADSAVLGRTLQGDLPGSPAWLHVSDREDAEA
- a CDS encoding chaplin, which translates into the protein MSRIAKVAAVALGTSAVVVSGAGLAMADAGAQAAAVGSPGVLSGNVVQVPINIPVNVCGNSVSVIGLLNPAFGNTCANVSDHDKGGDKHGDKHGDQHDDKHGGGYGG
- a CDS encoding tyrosinase family oxidase copper chaperone, encoding MVVSVDGVPMTAGPVVTGRPGTAHGTRRRDLLRGLFGAAAALAIVPVVTASRPSRPADGGPADSFDETYRGRHLHGVLASPGHAAATDVRWDITVDGRPLHLMRRADGTWLSMVDHYSSYATPLEAVRAAVDGLGPGERLREADPEHHHPHMGGHHGLHP
- a CDS encoding tyrosinase family protein: MAYTRKDVSTLTGAERRRFVKALLELKRRGEYDEFVRTHIDYYVSDGDGGLRTAHMAPSFLPWHRRFLLDLEQALRRVDSSVTVPYWDWTRDRSATAAPWTKDLLGGNGRRSDHQVTTGPFAYATGDWTIKENVTDGRFLTRDLGRAAAPIGLPTRSDVDRALQDPVYDVEPWDSTVTRGFRNKLEGWGTGSGSAAWRNHNRVHRWVGGLMLGGASVNDPVFWLHHAFVDLLWTRWQRRHREHRYLPAEPPGPTSRQYRRVVARQEKLPPWDVTPDQLEDVSRIYRYA